The Desulfomicrobium orale DSM 12838 genome includes a window with the following:
- the nadB gene encoding L-aspartate oxidase — MPYSRLKTEVLIIGSGIAGCTAALCLADRGHEVTLISSGPALDSGNTALAQGGIIYTGPNDSPELLARDITVAGAEYNYAEAVRYLCEDGPKAVERILFERVGVPFERTANGDCFLTREGGHSVHRILACADYTGRAIQDSLGRAVQEHDNIRILYNRTAIDLLATRHQSTRLEFRYQLSNQCVGAYVFNAETGESDIIMADFTILCTGGLGQIFLHTTNSSASIGSGLAMAHRAGATVMNLEYIQFHPTSLFHRADRKFLISEAVRGEGARLLNTRGERFMTRYDDRLELAPRDIVARAIVDEMLTTGEDCVFLDAANYTDQDLRKRFPTIYAKCMEIGVDMTKEPIPVVPAAHYSCGGVLVDRRGRTTLDGLYAAGEVACTGVHGANRLASTSLLEGLLWGMSAAEDIAGRYDEASCGLSRRLQDSMPAWVTSGKTQTEDPALIHQDWNTIRSTMWNYMGIVRTTPRLERAFEDLRNLNKRLHSFYKAIRICKESVDLFHGCQTAYIVTTSALRNKNSRGCHFRKD, encoded by the coding sequence ATGCCCTATTCCCGCCTGAAAACCGAAGTTCTCATCATCGGCTCCGGCATCGCCGGATGCACCGCTGCCCTGTGTCTGGCCGACCGGGGACACGAGGTGACTCTGATCAGTTCCGGTCCGGCTCTGGACAGCGGCAACACGGCCCTGGCCCAGGGGGGCATCATCTATACCGGCCCGAACGACAGCCCGGAACTTCTGGCCAGGGACATCACCGTCGCGGGAGCCGAATACAATTATGCCGAGGCGGTGCGCTATCTGTGCGAAGACGGCCCGAAAGCCGTGGAACGGATACTCTTCGAGCGGGTCGGCGTTCCCTTCGAACGCACGGCAAACGGCGACTGCTTTCTGACCAGGGAGGGCGGCCATTCCGTGCACCGCATCCTGGCCTGCGCCGACTACACGGGCCGCGCCATTCAGGACAGCCTGGGCCGCGCGGTGCAGGAACACGACAATATCCGTATTCTGTACAACCGCACGGCCATCGACCTTTTGGCCACCCGGCACCAGTCCACCCGGCTGGAGTTCCGCTACCAGCTCAGCAACCAGTGCGTGGGAGCCTACGTCTTCAACGCGGAAACGGGCGAATCCGACATCATCATGGCGGATTTCACCATTCTGTGCACCGGCGGGCTGGGTCAGATTTTCCTGCACACGACCAACTCCTCGGCCTCCATCGGCTCCGGCCTGGCCATGGCTCACCGCGCCGGAGCCACGGTCATGAATCTGGAGTACATCCAGTTCCATCCCACCTCACTGTTCCACCGCGCCGACCGCAAGTTTCTCATCTCCGAGGCGGTTCGCGGCGAAGGGGCAAGACTCCTGAACACCAGAGGCGAACGCTTCATGACCCGCTACGACGACCGGCTGGAGCTGGCTCCGCGTGATATCGTGGCCAGAGCCATTGTGGACGAGATGCTCACGACCGGCGAGGACTGCGTATTTCTGGACGCGGCCAACTACACGGATCAAGACCTGCGCAAGCGCTTTCCGACCATCTACGCCAAATGCATGGAAATCGGGGTCGACATGACGAAAGAGCCCATTCCGGTGGTTCCGGCGGCGCACTATTCCTGCGGCGGCGTGCTGGTGGACAGACGGGGACGGACCACTCTGGACGGGCTGTACGCGGCTGGAGAAGTCGCGTGCACCGGCGTGCACGGAGCCAACCGTCTGGCCTCGACATCTCTTCTCGAAGGACTGCTGTGGGGGATGAGCGCGGCCGAGGACATCGCCGGGCGGTACGACGAAGCGTCGTGCGGCCTTTCCCGGCGCCTGCAGGATTCCATGCCTGCCTGGGTCACCTCGGGAAAGACCCAGACCGAAGACCCCGCCCTCATCCATCAGGACTGGAACACCATCCGCAGCACCATGTGGAATTACATGGGCATCGTGCGTACCACCCCGCGTCTGGAACGGGCCTTCGAGGATCTCCGCAATCTGAACAAAAGGCTCCACTCCTTTTACAAGGCCATCCGCATCTGCAAGGAATCCGTGGATCTCTTTCACGGCTGCCAGACGGCGTACATCGTGACCACATCGGCCCTGCGCAACAAAAACAGCCGGGGCTGCCACTTCCGCAAGGACTGA